From one Luteolibacter sp. SL250 genomic stretch:
- a CDS encoding Gfo/Idh/MocA family oxidoreductase, with the protein MNPDRRQFLKGLAALATIQIVPGRVLGLNGQTAPSNEITRAILGCGGISASHLKMPGKLLALCDVDRLRLEGRMKESGADANGIKGYHDFREVIAREDIDVIHVATPPHWHGLMSVAAARAGKDVWCEKPMTRTIGEGLSVVKAVESHGRIFRLNTWFRFKDSFYGMGVPVKQLRKAAMHGLLGWPLKVTVSGVTGFNWKFQWSGKTGLEEQPVPEHFDYDFWLGPAPKKPYNAHRTHGTFRGYWDYDGGGLGDMGQHYLDPVQYILGKDDTGPISVEIDADPQDADAIGKWRRIEFTYADGCKIVLDGENKDQSAAYIEGPKGKIFRGFKSDIPDLEAKLAALPDPEPQVTDFHEAIRTRKKFALNESNGFWSCTVVNMGVIAHRLNKSLRFDPVKMTFDDAAANQLIHQPMRGPWKMEA; encoded by the coding sequence ATGAATCCCGACCGCCGCCAGTTTCTCAAAGGCCTCGCCGCCCTCGCCACCATCCAGATCGTTCCGGGCAGGGTGCTGGGGCTGAACGGGCAGACAGCGCCGTCCAACGAGATCACCCGCGCGATCCTCGGCTGTGGGGGCATCTCCGCATCCCACCTGAAGATGCCTGGAAAGCTGCTCGCCCTGTGCGATGTGGACCGCCTGCGGCTGGAGGGGAGGATGAAGGAGTCTGGTGCGGATGCGAACGGGATCAAGGGCTACCATGATTTCCGCGAGGTCATCGCCCGTGAGGACATCGACGTCATCCATGTGGCCACCCCGCCGCATTGGCATGGTCTGATGTCCGTCGCCGCGGCGAGGGCAGGGAAGGACGTGTGGTGCGAGAAGCCGATGACGCGCACCATCGGGGAAGGTCTGTCGGTGGTGAAGGCGGTGGAAAGCCATGGGCGGATCTTCCGGCTCAACACCTGGTTCCGCTTCAAGGACAGCTTCTATGGCATGGGCGTGCCGGTGAAGCAGCTCAGGAAGGCAGCCATGCACGGACTGCTCGGCTGGCCGCTGAAGGTCACCGTTTCCGGCGTCACGGGCTTCAACTGGAAATTCCAGTGGTCCGGAAAGACCGGGCTGGAGGAACAGCCGGTGCCGGAGCATTTCGACTATGACTTCTGGCTCGGCCCGGCGCCGAAGAAACCCTACAACGCGCACCGGACCCACGGCACGTTCCGCGGCTACTGGGACTATGACGGCGGCGGTCTCGGTGACATGGGCCAGCACTACCTTGATCCGGTCCAGTACATCTTGGGCAAGGACGACACCGGTCCGATCTCCGTCGAGATCGACGCGGATCCGCAGGATGCGGACGCCATCGGCAAGTGGCGGCGTATCGAGTTCACCTACGCCGACGGCTGCAAGATCGTGCTGGATGGAGAGAACAAGGACCAGTCGGCCGCCTACATCGAGGGACCGAAAGGAAAGATCTTCAGAGGCTTCAAATCCGACATCCCGGATCTGGAGGCGAAGCTGGCGGCCCTCCCGGATCCGGAGCCACAGGTCACGGACTTCCATGAGGCCATCCGGACGAGGAAAAAGTTCGCGCTCAATGAGAGCAATGGCTTTTGGTCCTGCACGGTGGTGAACATGGGGGTCATCGCCCATCGCCTGAACAAGAGCCTCAGGTTTGATCCGGTGAAGATGACCTTCGATGATGCCGCGGCGAACCAGCTCATCCACCAGCCGATGAGGGGGCCGTGGAAGATGGAGGCCTGA